The following proteins are co-located in the Triticum aestivum cultivar Chinese Spring chromosome 1A, IWGSC CS RefSeq v2.1, whole genome shotgun sequence genome:
- the LOC123191485 gene encoding villin-1 isoform X3, translating into MSTMKGVDDEFLGVGDKPGLDIWCIMGTNVVPIAKSFHGKFYTGNCYIILHTAEVKSGTRRHNVHYWIGEEAKEEDCLMASDKAVELDAALGSHAIQYRETQGEESDKFLSYFKPCIIPVQGSFSSHWRRSGDECDGTTMFRCEGEHVARLREVPFSRSSLDHKAAFIVDTPSKIFLFSGCHSCIQTRAMALDVIKHLRENRHCGRCEIGIIEDGKLAGDSDAGEFWNLFGGYAPIPRDVPDAANGGPMTTSPKKLFWINKRILVPMETHVLEREMLKSDRSYILDCGAEIFLWIGMTTLVSEKKTSATALEEYVHLQDRSSIGRTVIMTEGHEIVDFKLHFQHWPKNVVQKLYEAGREKVAAIFKHQGYDVAEIPDDKPRQLISSNGCLKVWLVDRGCVTLLCTEELEQLYNGDCYIIQYSYAEDGKDYHLFLAWFGQDSVQEDRVATVSLMPSMADSVKGRAVVGQVLEGREPELFFLVFKSLIIFKGGRSTAYKNSILQKSNRTELYQKDGAALFRVQGLRPDCIQAIQVHLAASSLNLSHCYILQDGASFFTWLGSLSSPSDHVLLDRMMDKLCPLKQSLLVREGSEPDRFWTTLGGRSEYSKEKCVKGWPTDPHLYTCTFQQCLFKAKEVFSFSQDDLATEETLILDCGEQIFVWVGLHSGVTSKEHALDFGKMFLQAGIAWDGPRSITDTTVYAVAEGDEPAFFTSFFNWDSSKQAAAMLGNSFERKLAMLKGLSPKLEVIVYYLISPIFFKTTCLNSESLPED; encoded by the exons ATGTCGACAATGAAGGGCGTCGACGACGAGTTCCTCGGCGTCGGCGACAAGCC AGGGCTGGATATCTGGTGTATTATGGGCACCAATGTAGTCCCAATTGCAAAATCCTTCCATGGCAAGTTCTACACTGGGAACTGCTATATCATACTCCAT ACAGCTGAAGTCAAGAGCGGAACTCGAAGGCATAATGTGCATTACTGGATAGGGGAGGAGGCCAAAGAG GAAGATTGTTTGATGGCCTCTGACAAGGCCGTTGAGTTGGATGCGGCGCTGGGCTCTCACGCGATCCAGTACAGGGAAACACAAGGCGAAGAATCCGACAAGTTCTTGTCATACTTCAAACCATGCATCATCCCTGTACAAGGTAGCTTCTCTTCGCACTGGAGAAGATCTGGGGATGAATGCGACGGGACCACGATGTTTCGGTGCGAAGGAGAGCATGTAGCTCGTCTAAGAGAA GTTCCATTTTCGCGGTCCTCTCTGGATCATAAGGCGGCATTTATAGTGGACACACCATCCAAGATTTTCCTTTTCAGCGGTTGTCATTCTTGCATACAAACAAGGGCTATGGCACTAGATGTCATAAAGCATCTGAGAGAAAACCGACACTGCGGCAGATGTGAGATCGGGATAATAG AGGATGGAAAGCTTGCTGGTGATTCAGATGCTGGTGAGTTTTGGAACCTCTTTGGAGGCTATGCGCCTATTCCTCGTGATGTACCAGACGCAGCCAATGGGGGACCGATGACTACCTCACCCAAGAAACTTTTTTG GATTAACAAGAGAATCCTTGTTCCCATGGAGACACATGTTTTAGAAAGAGAAATGCTGAAGTCCGACAGAAGTTACATACTGGACTGTGGAGCTGAAATATTCTTGTGGATAGGGATGACAACACTAGTTTCAGAGAAGAAGACATCTGCTACCGCATTAGAG GAGTACGTACACTTACAAGACAGATCATCAATTGGCCGCACTGTTATAATGACTGAAGGTCATGAAATTGTCGATTTTAAGCTGCATTTTCAGCATTGGCCTAAGAATGTTGTGCAGAAGTTGTACGAGGCAGGGCGGGAGAAAGTGGCAG CAATTTTCAAGCATCAGGGATATGATGTTGCAGAAATTCCAGATGATAAACCTCGGCAGCTCATCAGTAGTAATGGTTGTCTGAAG GTCTGGCTGGTGGACCGTGGTTGTGTAACACTCCTTTGCACCGAGGAGCTGGAGCAACTTTACAACGGAGATTGCTATATCATACAGTACAGCTACGCTGAAGATGGAAAAGATTATCATCTGTTCCTTGCTTGGTTTGGACAAGATAGTGTACAG GAAGATAGAGTTGCCACAGTTTCATTGATGCCAAGCATGGCTGATTCAGTCAAAGGACGTGCAGTTGTG GGGCAAGTGCTTGAGGGCAGAGAACCAGAGTTGTTTTTCCTAGTATTCAAGTCACTGATCATATTCAAG GGTGGCAGGAGTACTGCATATAAGAACTCTATTCTGCAGAAAAGCAATAGAACTGAACTGTACCAGAAAGATGGGGCCGCATTATTCCGGGTTCAAGGGCTGAGACCTGATTGCATACAAGCCATTCAGGTTCATCTG GCTGCAAGTTCGCTTAATTTGTCACACTGTTACATTTTGCAAGACGGCGCTTCTTTCTTTACATGGCTAGGAAGTCTTTCTTCACCCAGTGACCATGTTCTACTTGATAGAATGATGGATAAGTTGTGT CCACTGAAGCAATCATTGTTAGTAAGAGAAGGTTCTGAACCTGACCGTTTCTGGACAACATTAGGAGGAAGATCAGAATACTCCAAAGAAAAGTGTGTCAAGGGTTGGCCAACAGATCCACATCTGTATACGTGTACTTTTCAACAAT GTCTGTTCAAG GCAAAGGAGGTATTCAGCTTCTCGCAGGATGACCTGGCAACTGAGGAGACGTTGATACTGGACTGCGGCGAACAAATCTTCGTCTGGGTTGGACTTCACTCAGGTGTCACGTCCAAGGAGCACGCCCTCGACTTCGGCAAG ATGTTCCTTCAGGCAGGCATTGCTTGGGATGGACCACGGTCGATCACTGACACAACCGTGTATGCTGTCGCGGAAGGCGATGAACCTGCATTTTTCACCAgcttcttcaactgggatagctCAAAACAAGCTGCAGCT ATGCTGGGCAACTCATTTGAGAGGAAGCTGGCAATGCTGAAAGGGCTTTCACCAAAATTGGAGGTTATAGTTTATTACCTTATCTCACCAATTTTCTTCAAAACAACCTGTCTCAACAGTGAAAGTTTGCCTGAAGACTAA
- the LOC123191485 gene encoding villin-1 isoform X1: MSTMKGVDDEFLGVGDKPGLDIWCIMGTNVVPIAKSFHGKFYTGNCYIILHTAEVKSGTRRHNVHYWIGEEAKEEDCLMASDKAVELDAALGSHAIQYRETQGEESDKFLSYFKPCIIPVQGSFSSHWRRSGDECDGTTMFRCEGEHVARLREVPFSRSSLDHKAAFIVDTPSKIFLFSGCHSCIQTRAMALDVIKHLRENRHCGRCEIGIIEDGKLAGDSDAGEFWNLFGGYAPIPRDVPDAANGGPMTTSPKKLFWINKRILVPMETHVLEREMLKSDRSYILDCGAEIFLWIGMTTLVSEKKTSATALEEYVHLQDRSSIGRTVIMTEGHEIVDFKLHFQHWPKNVVQKLYEAGREKVAAIFKHQGYDVAEIPDDKPRQLISSNGCLKVWLVDRGCVTLLCTEELEQLYNGDCYIIQYSYAEDGKDYHLFLAWFGQDSVQEDRVATVSLMPSMADSVKGRAVVGQVLEGREPELFFLVFKSLIIFKGGRSTAYKNSILQKSNRTELYQKDGAALFRVQGLRPDCIQAIQVHLAASSLNLSHCYILQDGASFFTWLGSLSSPSDHVLLDRMMDKLCPLKQSLLVREGSEPDRFWTTLGGRSEYSKEKCVKGWPTDPHLYTCTFQQCLFKAKEVFSFSQDDLATEETLILDCGEQIFVWVGLHSGVTSKEHALDFGKMFLQAGIAWDGPRSITDTTVYAVAEGDEPAFFTSFFNWDSSKQAAAMLGNSFERKLAMLKGLSPKLESPDRSLRKSSSRRQGMLSEPTTPEQQQQQQPAARRTFGSASAGRTARERLPPSSSAASASPATPPWSLKSRTSSSPSTPATARRLFPSSSLHAPGTAAAHLPSPTAIGSPGRRR; this comes from the exons ATGTCGACAATGAAGGGCGTCGACGACGAGTTCCTCGGCGTCGGCGACAAGCC AGGGCTGGATATCTGGTGTATTATGGGCACCAATGTAGTCCCAATTGCAAAATCCTTCCATGGCAAGTTCTACACTGGGAACTGCTATATCATACTCCAT ACAGCTGAAGTCAAGAGCGGAACTCGAAGGCATAATGTGCATTACTGGATAGGGGAGGAGGCCAAAGAG GAAGATTGTTTGATGGCCTCTGACAAGGCCGTTGAGTTGGATGCGGCGCTGGGCTCTCACGCGATCCAGTACAGGGAAACACAAGGCGAAGAATCCGACAAGTTCTTGTCATACTTCAAACCATGCATCATCCCTGTACAAGGTAGCTTCTCTTCGCACTGGAGAAGATCTGGGGATGAATGCGACGGGACCACGATGTTTCGGTGCGAAGGAGAGCATGTAGCTCGTCTAAGAGAA GTTCCATTTTCGCGGTCCTCTCTGGATCATAAGGCGGCATTTATAGTGGACACACCATCCAAGATTTTCCTTTTCAGCGGTTGTCATTCTTGCATACAAACAAGGGCTATGGCACTAGATGTCATAAAGCATCTGAGAGAAAACCGACACTGCGGCAGATGTGAGATCGGGATAATAG AGGATGGAAAGCTTGCTGGTGATTCAGATGCTGGTGAGTTTTGGAACCTCTTTGGAGGCTATGCGCCTATTCCTCGTGATGTACCAGACGCAGCCAATGGGGGACCGATGACTACCTCACCCAAGAAACTTTTTTG GATTAACAAGAGAATCCTTGTTCCCATGGAGACACATGTTTTAGAAAGAGAAATGCTGAAGTCCGACAGAAGTTACATACTGGACTGTGGAGCTGAAATATTCTTGTGGATAGGGATGACAACACTAGTTTCAGAGAAGAAGACATCTGCTACCGCATTAGAG GAGTACGTACACTTACAAGACAGATCATCAATTGGCCGCACTGTTATAATGACTGAAGGTCATGAAATTGTCGATTTTAAGCTGCATTTTCAGCATTGGCCTAAGAATGTTGTGCAGAAGTTGTACGAGGCAGGGCGGGAGAAAGTGGCAG CAATTTTCAAGCATCAGGGATATGATGTTGCAGAAATTCCAGATGATAAACCTCGGCAGCTCATCAGTAGTAATGGTTGTCTGAAG GTCTGGCTGGTGGACCGTGGTTGTGTAACACTCCTTTGCACCGAGGAGCTGGAGCAACTTTACAACGGAGATTGCTATATCATACAGTACAGCTACGCTGAAGATGGAAAAGATTATCATCTGTTCCTTGCTTGGTTTGGACAAGATAGTGTACAG GAAGATAGAGTTGCCACAGTTTCATTGATGCCAAGCATGGCTGATTCAGTCAAAGGACGTGCAGTTGTG GGGCAAGTGCTTGAGGGCAGAGAACCAGAGTTGTTTTTCCTAGTATTCAAGTCACTGATCATATTCAAG GGTGGCAGGAGTACTGCATATAAGAACTCTATTCTGCAGAAAAGCAATAGAACTGAACTGTACCAGAAAGATGGGGCCGCATTATTCCGGGTTCAAGGGCTGAGACCTGATTGCATACAAGCCATTCAGGTTCATCTG GCTGCAAGTTCGCTTAATTTGTCACACTGTTACATTTTGCAAGACGGCGCTTCTTTCTTTACATGGCTAGGAAGTCTTTCTTCACCCAGTGACCATGTTCTACTTGATAGAATGATGGATAAGTTGTGT CCACTGAAGCAATCATTGTTAGTAAGAGAAGGTTCTGAACCTGACCGTTTCTGGACAACATTAGGAGGAAGATCAGAATACTCCAAAGAAAAGTGTGTCAAGGGTTGGCCAACAGATCCACATCTGTATACGTGTACTTTTCAACAAT GTCTGTTCAAG GCAAAGGAGGTATTCAGCTTCTCGCAGGATGACCTGGCAACTGAGGAGACGTTGATACTGGACTGCGGCGAACAAATCTTCGTCTGGGTTGGACTTCACTCAGGTGTCACGTCCAAGGAGCACGCCCTCGACTTCGGCAAG ATGTTCCTTCAGGCAGGCATTGCTTGGGATGGACCACGGTCGATCACTGACACAACCGTGTATGCTGTCGCGGAAGGCGATGAACCTGCATTTTTCACCAgcttcttcaactgggatagctCAAAACAAGCTGCAGCT ATGCTGGGCAACTCATTTGAGAGGAAGCTGGCAATGCTGAAAGGGCTTTCACCAAAATTGGAG TCACCGGACAGGAGCTTGCGCAAGTCTTCGTCGCGAAGACAGGGGATGTTGTCAGAGCCGACGacgccggagcagcagcagcagcagcagccggccgcgaggaggacgtTCGGGTCTGCCTCTGCCGGGAGGACCGCTAGGGAGAGACTGCCGCCATCTTCATCGGCAGCGTCGGCGTCGCCGGCAACACCACCCTGGTCTCTCAAGAGCCGcacgtcgtcgtcgccgtcgacgCCAGCAACGGCGCGGCGGCTCTTCCCTTCCTCCTCGCTGCACGCGCCGGGGACAGCGGCCGCACATCTCCCCTCCCCTACGGCCATAGGGAGTCCTGGTCGACGACGGTGA
- the LOC123191485 gene encoding villin-1 isoform X2 — translation MASDKAVELDAALGSHAIQYRETQGEESDKFLSYFKPCIIPVQGSFSSHWRRSGDECDGTTMFRCEGEHVARLREVPFSRSSLDHKAAFIVDTPSKIFLFSGCHSCIQTRAMALDVIKHLRENRHCGRCEIGIIEDGKLAGDSDAGEFWNLFGGYAPIPRDVPDAANGGPMTTSPKKLFWINKRILVPMETHVLEREMLKSDRSYILDCGAEIFLWIGMTTLVSEKKTSATALEEYVHLQDRSSIGRTVIMTEGHEIVDFKLHFQHWPKNVVQKLYEAGREKVAAIFKHQGYDVAEIPDDKPRQLISSNGCLKVWLVDRGCVTLLCTEELEQLYNGDCYIIQYSYAEDGKDYHLFLAWFGQDSVQEDRVATVSLMPSMADSVKGRAVVGQVLEGREPELFFLVFKSLIIFKGGRSTAYKNSILQKSNRTELYQKDGAALFRVQGLRPDCIQAIQVHLAASSLNLSHCYILQDGASFFTWLGSLSSPSDHVLLDRMMDKLCPLKQSLLVREGSEPDRFWTTLGGRSEYSKEKCVKGWPTDPHLYTCTFQQCLFKAKEVFSFSQDDLATEETLILDCGEQIFVWVGLHSGVTSKEHALDFGKMFLQAGIAWDGPRSITDTTVYAVAEGDEPAFFTSFFNWDSSKQAAAMLGNSFERKLAMLKGLSPKLESPDRSLRKSSSRRQGMLSEPTTPEQQQQQQPAARRTFGSASAGRTARERLPPSSSAASASPATPPWSLKSRTSSSPSTPATARRLFPSSSLHAPGTAAAHLPSPTAIGSPGRRR, via the exons ATGGCCTCTGACAAGGCCGTTGAGTTGGATGCGGCGCTGGGCTCTCACGCGATCCAGTACAGGGAAACACAAGGCGAAGAATCCGACAAGTTCTTGTCATACTTCAAACCATGCATCATCCCTGTACAAGGTAGCTTCTCTTCGCACTGGAGAAGATCTGGGGATGAATGCGACGGGACCACGATGTTTCGGTGCGAAGGAGAGCATGTAGCTCGTCTAAGAGAA GTTCCATTTTCGCGGTCCTCTCTGGATCATAAGGCGGCATTTATAGTGGACACACCATCCAAGATTTTCCTTTTCAGCGGTTGTCATTCTTGCATACAAACAAGGGCTATGGCACTAGATGTCATAAAGCATCTGAGAGAAAACCGACACTGCGGCAGATGTGAGATCGGGATAATAG AGGATGGAAAGCTTGCTGGTGATTCAGATGCTGGTGAGTTTTGGAACCTCTTTGGAGGCTATGCGCCTATTCCTCGTGATGTACCAGACGCAGCCAATGGGGGACCGATGACTACCTCACCCAAGAAACTTTTTTG GATTAACAAGAGAATCCTTGTTCCCATGGAGACACATGTTTTAGAAAGAGAAATGCTGAAGTCCGACAGAAGTTACATACTGGACTGTGGAGCTGAAATATTCTTGTGGATAGGGATGACAACACTAGTTTCAGAGAAGAAGACATCTGCTACCGCATTAGAG GAGTACGTACACTTACAAGACAGATCATCAATTGGCCGCACTGTTATAATGACTGAAGGTCATGAAATTGTCGATTTTAAGCTGCATTTTCAGCATTGGCCTAAGAATGTTGTGCAGAAGTTGTACGAGGCAGGGCGGGAGAAAGTGGCAG CAATTTTCAAGCATCAGGGATATGATGTTGCAGAAATTCCAGATGATAAACCTCGGCAGCTCATCAGTAGTAATGGTTGTCTGAAG GTCTGGCTGGTGGACCGTGGTTGTGTAACACTCCTTTGCACCGAGGAGCTGGAGCAACTTTACAACGGAGATTGCTATATCATACAGTACAGCTACGCTGAAGATGGAAAAGATTATCATCTGTTCCTTGCTTGGTTTGGACAAGATAGTGTACAG GAAGATAGAGTTGCCACAGTTTCATTGATGCCAAGCATGGCTGATTCAGTCAAAGGACGTGCAGTTGTG GGGCAAGTGCTTGAGGGCAGAGAACCAGAGTTGTTTTTCCTAGTATTCAAGTCACTGATCATATTCAAG GGTGGCAGGAGTACTGCATATAAGAACTCTATTCTGCAGAAAAGCAATAGAACTGAACTGTACCAGAAAGATGGGGCCGCATTATTCCGGGTTCAAGGGCTGAGACCTGATTGCATACAAGCCATTCAGGTTCATCTG GCTGCAAGTTCGCTTAATTTGTCACACTGTTACATTTTGCAAGACGGCGCTTCTTTCTTTACATGGCTAGGAAGTCTTTCTTCACCCAGTGACCATGTTCTACTTGATAGAATGATGGATAAGTTGTGT CCACTGAAGCAATCATTGTTAGTAAGAGAAGGTTCTGAACCTGACCGTTTCTGGACAACATTAGGAGGAAGATCAGAATACTCCAAAGAAAAGTGTGTCAAGGGTTGGCCAACAGATCCACATCTGTATACGTGTACTTTTCAACAAT GTCTGTTCAAG GCAAAGGAGGTATTCAGCTTCTCGCAGGATGACCTGGCAACTGAGGAGACGTTGATACTGGACTGCGGCGAACAAATCTTCGTCTGGGTTGGACTTCACTCAGGTGTCACGTCCAAGGAGCACGCCCTCGACTTCGGCAAG ATGTTCCTTCAGGCAGGCATTGCTTGGGATGGACCACGGTCGATCACTGACACAACCGTGTATGCTGTCGCGGAAGGCGATGAACCTGCATTTTTCACCAgcttcttcaactgggatagctCAAAACAAGCTGCAGCT ATGCTGGGCAACTCATTTGAGAGGAAGCTGGCAATGCTGAAAGGGCTTTCACCAAAATTGGAG TCACCGGACAGGAGCTTGCGCAAGTCTTCGTCGCGAAGACAGGGGATGTTGTCAGAGCCGACGacgccggagcagcagcagcagcagcagccggccgcgaggaggacgtTCGGGTCTGCCTCTGCCGGGAGGACCGCTAGGGAGAGACTGCCGCCATCTTCATCGGCAGCGTCGGCGTCGCCGGCAACACCACCCTGGTCTCTCAAGAGCCGcacgtcgtcgtcgccgtcgacgCCAGCAACGGCGCGGCGGCTCTTCCCTTCCTCCTCGCTGCACGCGCCGGGGACAGCGGCCGCACATCTCCCCTCCCCTACGGCCATAGGGAGTCCTGGTCGACGACGGTGA